In Thermosipho atlanticus DSM 15807, one DNA window encodes the following:
- a CDS encoding ribonucleoside triphosphate reductase — protein MEELIKNYIENKSWRVRENSNMQYSLQGLNNHIHQEVTKYFWLKEVYGKHNKKISEYYIRGFMHIHDLGSLSSYCCGWDLEELLRRGFNGVPGKVASGPARHFRTALGQIVNFLYTMQGEVAGAVAFSNFDTLLAPFIRYDGLSYDEVKQAMQEFIFNMNVPTRVGFQSPFSNLTMDLTVPSMYKSKKVIVGGVEREETYAEFQEEMDILNKAFIEVMLEGDHEGRPFSFPIPTYNITEDFNWDSEVATLIMVMTMKYGTPYFANYINSDMNPEDARSMCCRLKLDNRQVLEHMRQLSFGFVNEDKGKDEKTEIKRRGGLFSSNPLTGSIGVVTINMPRLMYLSKKDKDKFYSLLDEVMNLAKESLELKRIYIEKWTKQGLYPYTKVYLDSVYKLTGQYWANHFSTIGFVGMHEGLLNFGFEGGIANPEGKKFAQEIMDYMLKRLDEFNKETGNLYNLEASPAEGASYRLAKIDRAEFGDDIKQSGSKERPYYTNSVHPPVNYFEDPFDLLEHQEGLQNKWTGGTVIHIFVGEKITDAEVLKEFIKYSFTNYSLPYMSITPTFSICPEHGYIAGEHFECPYCKRKTEVYSRVVGYYRPVQNWNDGKQQEYHERNQFRISRELLRSW, from the coding sequence ATGGAAGAATTAATAAAGAATTATATCGAAAACAAGAGTTGGAGGGTTAGAGAAAATTCAAATATGCAATATTCCCTTCAGGGACTTAATAACCATATTCACCAGGAAGTAACCAAATATTTTTGGTTAAAGGAAGTGTATGGAAAACACAACAAAAAAATTAGCGAGTATTATATTAGAGGCTTCATGCACATTCATGATTTGGGTTCGTTATCTTCATATTGTTGTGGTTGGGACCTAGAAGAGTTATTAAGAAGGGGCTTTAATGGTGTCCCGGGAAAAGTTGCATCGGGGCCTGCGAGACATTTTAGAACGGCTTTAGGGCAGATAGTGAACTTTCTTTATACAATGCAGGGAGAAGTAGCAGGGGCAGTTGCATTTTCAAATTTCGATACGTTGTTAGCTCCGTTTATAAGGTATGATGGGTTATCGTACGATGAAGTAAAACAAGCTATGCAAGAATTTATATTTAACATGAATGTTCCAACAAGGGTTGGTTTTCAATCACCGTTTAGTAATTTAACAATGGATTTAACTGTTCCATCTATGTACAAAAGTAAAAAGGTAATTGTCGGGGGTGTTGAAAGGGAAGAAACATATGCAGAGTTTCAAGAAGAAATGGACATTTTAAATAAAGCCTTTATTGAAGTTATGCTTGAAGGAGATCATGAAGGAAGACCTTTTTCTTTCCCTATACCGACTTACAATATCACAGAGGATTTTAATTGGGATAGTGAAGTTGCCACTTTAATTATGGTTATGACAATGAAATATGGAACACCTTATTTTGCAAATTATATAAACTCGGATATGAATCCTGAGGATGCAAGGTCAATGTGTTGTAGATTAAAATTGGATAATAGACAAGTGTTAGAACATATGAGACAACTTTCATTTGGTTTTGTTAATGAAGACAAAGGGAAAGATGAAAAAACTGAAATAAAAAGACGAGGAGGTTTATTCAGTTCAAATCCATTAACAGGATCTATCGGTGTTGTTACGATTAATATGCCTAGATTGATGTATTTATCAAAGAAAGATAAAGATAAATTTTATTCCTTGTTGGATGAAGTTATGAACTTAGCAAAGGAAAGTTTAGAGTTAAAGAGAATTTACATTGAAAAATGGACAAAACAAGGTTTATATCCATACACTAAAGTTTATTTAGATAGTGTATATAAACTTACTGGTCAATATTGGGCTAATCATTTTTCAACAATTGGTTTTGTCGGAATGCACGAAGGTTTGTTGAATTTTGGATTTGAAGGTGGAATAGCCAATCCAGAAGGAAAGAAATTTGCCCAGGAGATAATGGATTATATGTTAAAAAGGTTGGACGAATTCAATAAAGAAACGGGGAATTTGTATAACTTAGAAGCTTCGCCAGCCGAAGGAGCTTCTTACAGATTAGCAAAAATTGATAGAGCGGAATTTGGTGACGATATCAAGCAATCTGGTTCTAAGGAAAGACCATATTACACCAATTCTGTTCATCCACCTGTAAATTATTTTGAAGATCCTTTTGACTTATTAGAACATCAAGAGGGTTTACAAAACAAATGGACAGGTGGGACGGTTATTCACATCTTTGTTGGAGAAAAAATTACAGATGCTGAAGTTTTAAAGGAATTTATAAAGTATAGCTTTACAAATTATTCTTTACCATATATGAGTATAACCCCCACTTTTTCAATTTGTCCGGAACACGGTTATATCGCAGGAGAACACTTTGAGTGTCCTTACTGTAAAAGGAAAACGGAAGTTTATTCAAGGGTAGTTGGATATTATAGACCTGTTCAAAATTGGAATGATGGTAAACAACAGGAATATCACGAAAGAAATCAATTTAGGATAAGTAGGGAGCTTTTAAGGAGTTGGTAA
- a CDS encoding anaerobic ribonucleoside-triphosphate reductase activating protein, protein MKFAGVRTFSFVDYPKKISAVVYTAGCNFRCKWCHNWRIAYSKKFELVSEEKILEKLSYLKKRLSAVCITGGEPTIHIDLPAFVYKVKQMGYLIKLDTNGTNPQMIEMLLNQKLLDYVAVDIKASSKNYPKLTGISVNYWQFVSKTIDVLKGSKVEYEFRMTYVPGLSTTEDIKFFENLLSENEKGYITIANSTELFKVKFNEDRYKLNLTKLVLR, encoded by the coding sequence ATGAAATTTGCTGGAGTAAGGACGTTCAGTTTTGTGGATTATCCTAAAAAGATTTCAGCTGTTGTATATACAGCCGGTTGTAATTTTAGATGCAAGTGGTGTCATAACTGGAGGATAGCATATTCTAAAAAGTTTGAACTGGTTTCCGAAGAAAAAATATTAGAAAAGTTAAGTTATTTAAAAAAGAGATTAAGTGCCGTTTGTATTACAGGGGGAGAACCAACTATTCATATTGATTTACCAGCTTTTGTGTACAAAGTTAAACAAATGGGGTATTTAATAAAATTGGATACCAATGGTACAAATCCACAAATGATTGAAATGTTATTAAACCAAAAATTGTTGGACTACGTTGCAGTTGATATAAAGGCAAGTTCTAAGAATTATCCAAAATTAACAGGTATTTCTGTTAATTACTGGCAATTTGTTTCAAAAACGATAGATGTTTTGAAAGGTTCAAAAGTTGAATATGAATTTAGAATGACGTATGTTCCAGGTCTTTCAACTACTGAAGATATAAAGTTTTTTGAAAACCTTTTAAGTGAAAATGAAAAAGGATATATTACTATTGCAAATTCTACAGAGTTGTTTAAGGTTAAATTTAACGAGGATAGGTATAAGTTAAATTTAACAAAATTGGTTTTGAGATGA
- a CDS encoding acyltransferase → MNYISEKAKIGKNVKIGRFTVIEDDVVIGDNCVIGNNVTIYKGTVIGSNVRIDDNVVIGKQPMRAAISIFKGENEKPPCKIGDDCIIGTSAVIYAGCEIGKKCLIADLATVREDVTIGDMTIVGRNVAIENYCKIGSKCKIETNAYITAYSELEDEVFVAPCVATSNDNSAGRDPDRFSKMKGLVAKRKSRIGVNATILPGKVIGEGAFVGAGSVVTKDVKEGKIVVGNPAREFNK, encoded by the coding sequence ATGAACTATATATCTGAAAAAGCAAAGATAGGGAAAAATGTAAAAATAGGTCGTTTTACAGTTATTGAAGACGATGTAGTAATTGGTGATAACTGTGTTATTGGAAATAACGTTACTATTTACAAAGGTACAGTAATAGGTAGCAATGTAAGGATAGATGACAACGTAGTAATTGGCAAACAACCAATGAGAGCTGCAATTAGTATTTTTAAAGGGGAAAATGAAAAACCTCCTTGCAAAATAGGTGATGATTGTATAATTGGTACTTCCGCAGTTATATACGCAGGATGTGAAATAGGTAAAAAATGTTTAATTGCGGATCTTGCTACAGTTAGGGAAGATGTAACAATAGGGGATATGACTATTGTTGGTAGAAACGTTGCAATAGAAAATTATTGTAAGATAGGAAGTAAATGTAAGATAGAAACTAATGCGTACATTACAGCCTATTCTGAATTGGAAGATGAAGTTTTCGTGGCTCCATGTGTTGCAACATCAAATGATAATTCAGCGGGTAGAGATCCAGATAGATTTAGTAAAATGAAAGGACTTGTTGCAAAAAGAAAATCTAGAATAGGAGTTAATGCAACTATATTACCTGGAAAGGTAATAGGTGAAGGTGCATTCGTTGGAGCAGGTTCAGTTGTTACAAAAGATGTAAAAGAAGGAAAGATCGTTGTGGGAAATCCGGCGAGGGAATTTAATAAATAA
- a CDS encoding diguanylate cyclase, with translation MILTEKTFKNLLNYISDGVYLVDTNRKILYWNKRAEEITGYQSKEVVGKYCFNDDLRHIDESGMQLCDKDCPLVIAIKENKYVEKHVFLHHRNGYRVPVNLKTFPVIDDMEKVIGAICVFNSAIEQTSLRRELEECKEQSYVDDLTGVFNRKGLEFFLNKKIKEVKRYKRKICVLFLDLDDFKVINDVHGHCMGDKVLKIIAESLKNNLRADDIVARFGGDEFVVISEINDKFSIEFLARKIKMLVEYSFFKTESGDVIKTSASIGGTMIKEDDTVQSILRRADKLMYESKLKGKNTYTIS, from the coding sequence GTGATTTTAACAGAAAAAACCTTTAAAAATCTTTTAAATTATATATCAGATGGCGTTTATTTAGTGGATACTAATCGAAAGATATTATACTGGAATAAAAGAGCTGAAGAAATTACGGGCTATCAATCGAAGGAAGTTGTAGGAAAGTATTGTTTTAATGATGATTTAAGACATATCGATGAAAGCGGCATGCAGTTATGCGATAAAGATTGCCCGTTAGTAATTGCAATTAAAGAAAATAAATACGTTGAAAAACATGTTTTTTTGCATCACAGAAATGGTTATAGGGTTCCTGTGAACCTTAAAACTTTTCCTGTAATTGATGATATGGAAAAAGTAATTGGTGCAATATGTGTTTTCAATAGTGCTATAGAGCAAACTTCTTTAAGAAGAGAGCTCGAAGAATGTAAGGAGCAATCCTATGTAGACGATTTAACTGGTGTTTTTAATAGGAAAGGGTTAGAGTTTTTTCTTAATAAGAAGATAAAGGAGGTAAAGAGATATAAAAGAAAGATATGTGTCTTGTTTTTAGATCTCGATGATTTTAAAGTTATAAATGATGTACATGGCCATTGTATGGGTGATAAAGTATTGAAGATAATAGCTGAGAGTTTAAAGAATAATTTGAGGGCAGATGACATTGTTGCAAGATTTGGTGGCGATGAATTTGTTGTTATTTCTGAAATTAATGATAAGTTTTCCATTGAATTTCTTGCTAGAAAGATCAAAATGCTTGTGGAATATTCCTTTTTTAAAACAGAATCTGGAGATGTTATAAAAACTTCAGCTTCTATAGGAGGTACTATGATTAAAGAAGATGATACTGTACAGTCAATTTTGAGAAGGGCGGATAAGTTAATGTATGAAAGTAAATTAAAAGGAAAAAATACTTATACAATCTCATGA